The following proteins are co-located in the bacterium genome:
- a CDS encoding restriction endonuclease subunit S, producing MNKIEKLLAEMCPDGVEFKSVQKLLDEKLLSTITPPKKLPKKKYNTIGRFPIIDQGQDFIVGYTDDINALISTEKYIVFGDHTETIKYIDFTFAQGADGIKIIKVDGILPKYIYYSFNNFYKKTGKYTRHFSFLKKIKIPIPPLEVQEEIVRILDKFTELEAELEARRKQYEHYRDELLTFGDKVEWKKLGELLDYEQPSKYIVRSVEYNENFNIPVLTAGQSFILGYTNEEDGIYKASEENPVIIFDDFTTSFHWVAFNFKVKSSAMKILKPKINNVATFKFIYYAMRCIQYTFKDHMRHWISKYSKIKIPVPPISEQERIVSILDKFDSLVNSISEGLPAEIDARRKQYEYYRDSLLTFKPLGKEDGE from the coding sequence AGTGGAGTTTAAGAGTGTGCAAAAATTGCTTGATGAAAAATTGCTTTCAACTATTACTCCACCCAAAAAATTACCAAAGAAAAAGTATAATACGATCGGTAGGTTTCCAATTATTGATCAAGGACAAGACTTTATTGTTGGCTATACAGATGATATAAATGCTTTAATTTCTACTGAAAAGTATATAGTTTTTGGAGATCATACCGAAACAATAAAATATATAGATTTTACTTTTGCACAAGGTGCAGATGGTATAAAAATTATTAAGGTAGATGGTATATTACCTAAATATATTTATTATTCTTTCAATAATTTCTATAAAAAAACTGGAAAATATACAAGGCATTTTAGTTTCTTAAAAAAAATCAAAATCCCAATACCACCGTTGGAGGTACAGGAAGAGATTGTAAGGATTCTTGATAAATTTACAGAGTTGGAGGCAGAGTTGGAGGCAAGGAGGAAGCAGTACGAACACTATCGGGATGAACTTCTGACTTTTGGAGACAAGGTAGAGTGGAAGAAATTGGGTGAATTATTAGATTATGAGCAACCTTCGAAATATATTGTGCGGTCAGTCGAATATAATGAAAATTTTAATATCCCGGTTTTAACTGCTGGGCAAAGTTTTATACTGGGTTACACTAATGAGGAAGATGGAATTTATAAAGCAAGCGAAGAGAATCCAGTAATTATTTTTGACGATTTTACTACATCTTTTCATTGGGTTGCTTTTAATTTCAAGGTCAAATCTTCTGCAATGAAAATTCTTAAACCTAAAATTAACAATGTTGCAACTTTTAAATTTATTTATTACGCAATGAGATGTATACAATATACTTTTAAAGATCATATGCGACATTGGATTTCTAAGTATTCTAAAATCAAAATCCCGGTACCGCCTATATCTGAGCAGGAGAGGATAGTATCTATCCTTGATAAGTTTGATTCTCTTGTAAATAGTATATCTGAAGGGCTTCCTGCGGAGATTGATGCGCGCAGAAAACAGTATGAGTATTATCGGGACAGCTTGTTGACATTTAAACCATTGGGAAAGGAAGATGGAGAGTAA